Proteins encoded within one genomic window of Balaenoptera ricei isolate mBalRic1 chromosome 10, mBalRic1.hap2, whole genome shotgun sequence:
- the SPMIP11 gene encoding LOW QUALITY PROTEIN: sperm microtubule inner protein 11 (The sequence of the model RefSeq protein was modified relative to this genomic sequence to represent the inferred CDS: deleted 1 base in 1 codon), producing the protein MKLQGVGVWSSRETYEDKDQKEPEPTRLPPIISEDGNHSVHQNSHTRYQEAVRKVLLKTFPNQVFRVPLTDAQNFSFWRSHNPGVRPEETMPWIRSPCHCLIKSPMTRFMDHSSLNDRNFSLY; encoded by the exons ATGAAACTCCAGGGAGTTGGAGTGTGGAGCTCCAGGGAAACCTATGAAGACAAAG ACCAGAAAGAACCAGAGCCCACTAGGCTTCCCCCTATTATCTCAGAAGATGGGAATCATTCCGTGCACCAGAATAGCCACACAAGGTACCAAGAAGCTGTACGGAAGGTGTTGTTAAAGACAT TCCCCAATCAGGTCTTCAGAGTC CCCCTGACTGATGCTCAGAACTTCAGCTTCTGGCGGTCCCACAATCCAGGAGTGCGCCCAGAGGAAACCATGCCATGGATCCGGAGCCCCTGCCACTGCCTCATCAAAAGCCCAATGACCAG GTTTATGGATCACTCTAGTCTCAATGACAGAAACTTCAGTCTGTATTGA